A genomic stretch from Ictalurus punctatus breed USDA103 chromosome 2, Coco_2.0, whole genome shotgun sequence includes:
- the cdk21 gene encoding cyclin-dependent kinase 6: MDNPVWENSNYEILAEIGEGAYGKVYKARETGEKQRLVAVKRLNIGADPDAGIPQFMIREVALLRKIGYFNHPNVVKLLDVSAGLRKPGLDLTLVFEYIDQDLSSFLSTAPEDGLGTDKIKDVMRQLLKGLDFLHTNTVMHRDLKPCNVLLSSRGEVKIADFGLARIYTNCIALTPCVVTLWYRAPEVLLHSSYMSSVDIWSAGCIFAELFLLKPLFQGYTEVQQLQKIFEVIGLPGKEDWPKESPIHYNPAWARRDVTTQLLPSLNAEENNLLNQCLAFNPAQRISAYRALAHPFLAGP; the protein is encoded by the exons ATGGATAATCCCGTTTGGGAGAATTCTAATTATGAAATATTAGCGGAAATTGGCGAGGGTGCCTACGGAAAAGTGTACAAAGCGAGAGAAACCGGTGAGAAACAGCGCCTCGTAGCGGTCAAGAGGCTCAACATCGGCGCAGACCCGGACGCAGGCATCCCTCAGTTCATGATCCGCGAGGTGGCGCTGTTGCGAAAAATAGGCTATTTCAACCACCCAAATGTAGTGAA GTTGTTGGACGTGTCAGCTGGTCTGAGGAAACCAGGCTTGGACCTGACGCTGGTGTTTGAGTACATCGATCAGGATCTGTCCTCTTTCCTCAGTACCGCTCCTGAGGACGGTCTGGGCACAGACAAAATAAAG GACGTGATGCGGCAGCTGCTGAAGGGCCTCGATTTCCTCCACACTAACACCGTCATGCACCGTGACCTGAAGCCCTGTAACGTGTTGCTGAGCAGCCGCGGGGAGGTGAAGATCGCAGACTTCGGCTTGGCGAGGATCTACACTAACTGTATCGCCCTGACACCCTGC GTAGTGACTCTGTGGTACAGGGCTCCTGAGGTGTTGCTCCATTCTAGCTACATGTCTTCTGTGGATATCTGGAGCGCTGGCTGCATCTTTGCGGAGCTCTTCCTGCTAAA ACCTTTGTTCCAGGGATATACTGAGGTCCAGCAGCTTCAGAAGATCTTTGA GGTGATTGGGTTGCCCGGTAAAGAGGACTGGCCTAAAGAAAGTCCCATCCACTATAATCCAGCCTGGGCTAGACGAGACGTCACCACACAGCTGCTGCCGAGCCTGAATGCAGAGGAGAACAACCTGCTCAAT CAATGTCTGGCCTTCAATCCAGCCCAGCGCATCTCTGCTTATAGAGCTTTAGCCCACCCTTTCTTGGCTGGTCCTTAA